The proteins below are encoded in one region of Ostrea edulis chromosome 3, xbOstEdul1.1, whole genome shotgun sequence:
- the LOC125674077 gene encoding lectin BRA-3-like, protein MEMKMFVLLLSVCILGMTNSVSGAEWLRYNKHWYYHSTQKLNWMGAQLYCRRQGGNLVHIDNAHENNWLSSKYTTGSIWIGYTDQHAEGQWSSITTGERVSYTNWSRNNPNNYKGNQHCGTLNWGGNGRWDDNSCSTKLTFICEVSGR, encoded by the exons ATGGAGatgaaaatgtttgttttattgctCAGTGTGTGCATTTTGGGAATGACCAATTCCGTTTCTG GAGCGGAATGGTTAAGATACAATAAGCATTGGTATTATCATTCTACTCAGAAACTGAATTGGATGGGAGCCCAG TTGTACTGCCGACGTCAGGGTGGAAATTTGGTACACATCGACAATGCGCATGAGAACAACTGGTTATCTTCAAAGTACACCACAG GATCCATATGGATTGGATATACTGACCAACATGCGGAAGGTCAGTGGAGTTCAATTACTACTGGAGAGAGAGTGTCGTACACCAACTGGTCAAGAAACAATCCGAACAATTACAAAGGAAATCAACATTGCGGAACATTGAACTGGGGAGGTAACGGCCGCTGGGACGACAATTCCTGCTCTACGAAACTTACCTTCATCTGTGAAGTTTCAG GTCGCTGA
- the LOC125674426 gene encoding uncharacterized protein LOC125674426 — MSNWKSSFTDKIEIHYVNEDFEKIILSRLRLVPLSAKDFDGVEACLKACSSCNLALEVDYDRLEDVHTRLLTDLSTLLKHQLSEWWVVYLRTDPLLNDYENQNRFLMKMDEFNKCLQQMVSESKTKETLLEGKYQILFEKLLQAFGINTLSQPFISKTKAMIMGHMVSSMTDMLCIQHSPANDRQILCVCEVKKPISYEEEDGTPCKKKFKTSPQDVAATPGVEKHTSEEVHSISSKESLEPVLSSASSCSGIQGDWAQHIGELFVYLDKSVKHNGILGIAIDKTWVRFTFLEVEETCRKKIRDTPANHRGPLKLEAWEQPRFFYSKPFNILKQADRMDVFKGLLLIRSMQEKISKVQ, encoded by the exons ATGTCCAATTGGAAATCTagttttacagacaaaattGAGATTCATTATGTTAACGaagattttgagaaaattatatTATCAAGATTACGTTTAGTTCCATTATCTGCCAAAGACTTTGATGGGGTAGAGGCATGTTTGAAAGCCTGTAGTTCATGTAACTTGGCGTTGGAGGTAGATTACGACAGGTTGGAAGATGTTCATACTAGGTTACTTACAGATTTATCCACGCTCCTTAAACATCAACTGAGTGAGTGGTGGGTTGTTTATCTGAGAACGGATCCGCTTCTGAACGACTACGAGAACCAAAATAG atttttaatgaaaatggatGAATTCAACAAATGTCTACAGCAAATGGTCTCAGAAAGTAAGACGAAGGAAACACTGTTGGAGgggaaatatcaaatattatttgaaaagctGCTACAAGCCTTTGGAATTAACACACT CAGCCAGCCATTTATAAGTAAAACAAAGGCCATGATCATGGGGCACATGGTGTCATCGATGACTGACATGCTATGCATACAACATAGTCCAGCAAATGATAGACAGATACTCTGTGTTTGTGAG GTCAAGAAGCCCATTTCCTATGAGGAAGAGGATGGCACCCCTTgcaaaaagaaattcaaaacctCTCCACAAGATGTAGCTGCTACACCTGGG GTTGAAAAACATACATCGGAGGAAGTTCATTCAATATCATCCAAAGAAAGCCTTGAACCTGTCTTGTCATCTGCAAGTTCGTGTTCTGGTATCCAAGGAGATTGGGCGCAACATATTGGAGAACTATTTGTATATTTGGACAAGTCTGTGAAGCATAATGGAATACTAGGCATTGCAATTGACAAAACATGG gTACGATTTACCTTTCTAGAAGTTGAAGAAACTTGCAGAAAGAAAATAAGAGACACACCTGCCAACCATCGTGGACCTTTGAAGCTGGAGGCCTGGGAACAACCAAGGTTCTTCTACAGCAAGCCTTTCAACATCTTAAAACAAGCAGATCGCATGGATGTTTTCAAAGGATTGTTGCTTATTAGGTCAATGCAAGAAAAGATAAGCAAGGTTCAGTGA